The following coding sequences are from one Oryzias melastigma strain HK-1 linkage group LG20, ASM292280v2, whole genome shotgun sequence window:
- the LOC118597882 gene encoding NLR family CARD domain-containing protein 3-like: MFENKVYSFIHLTVQEFLAALYAHLTFANSGVNLLEEQQTEFSTETFHQSAVEKALKCPNGHLDMFLRFLLGLSLETNQNHLQDLLTKAGRISENKQETVQYIKKKINENLPTEQSINLFHCLNELNDHSLVNEIQQSRRSGLLSTERLSPAQWSALVFILLSSEKDLNEFHLEQYCLSEEALLRLQPVIKASKVASLVSCKLSTGSCEVLSSILKSPSCLKELILSWNDLHDSGLKLLSEGLQSPHCKLEELE; this comes from the exons ATGTTTGAGAACAAGGTTTACAGCTTCATTCATCTGACCGTCCAGGAGTTTCTAGCAGCTCTTTATGCTCATCTGACCTTTGCCAACTCTGGAGTCAATCTGTTGGAAGAACAGCAAACAGAGTTTTCAACAGAAACGTTCCACCAGAGTGCTGTAGAAAAAGCCTTAAAGTGTCCAAATGGACATCTGGACATgttcctccgcttcctcctggGTCTTTCTCTGGAGACCAATCAGAATCATTTACAAGACCTGCTGACAAAAGCAGGAAGGATATCAGagaacaaacaggaaacagtCCAGTACATCAAGAAGAAGATCAATGAGAACCTGCCTACAGAGCaaagcatcaacctgttccactgtctgaatgagctgaatgatCACTCTCTAGTGAATGAGATCCAACAATCTCGGCGTTCAGGACTTCTCTCTACAGAACGCctgtctcctgctcagtggtcaGCTCTGGTCTTCATCCTATTGTCATCAGAAAAAGATCTGAATGAGTTTCACCTGGAGCAATACTGTCTTTCAGAGGAAGCTCTGCTGAGGCTGCAGCCAGTTATCAAAGCTTCAAAAGTAGCTTC cCTGGTATCCTGTAAACTCTCCACAGGAAGCTGTGAAGTTCTGTCCTCCATCCTCAAATCTCCATCATGTCTGAAAGAGTTGATTCTGAGTTGGAATGACCTGCACGATTCAGGATTGAAGCTGTTGTCTGAGGGGCTGCAGAGTCCACACTGTAAACTGGAGGAACTTGagtaa